From Puniceicoccaceae bacterium, a single genomic window includes:
- a CDS encoding glycoside hydrolase family 2 TIM barrel-domain containing protein produces the protein MHTLFSQDWQDPQVFRINKNEPHVTKMPFPDEEMARGLSRMESPYCKLLNGDWKFHYVGHPDARPKDFYETDFDDSTWDRIPVPSNWQMQGYGIPLYTNVVYPFKKDPPLVMGEPEEHYTHYPEANRNPVGSYRHEFEVPEAWDGRRVQLVFEGVDSAFYLWVNGSKVGYSQDSRTAAEFDITDYLKSGRNQLAVEVYQFCDGSYLEDQDLWRLSGIFRDVYLWSAPLLDLRDYTIVADWDPATSLASLQVDFSFANHVKESPTYQLTTTLWNGEQMLAETEQQGNALNRKRVIAVMQDLNVQPWSAETPQLYDLVIELKGPDGTSTFYASKVGFRRVEVSDGQIRVNGQPVLFKGVNRHEHDPATGHTVSEARMREDILVMKRLNLNAVRLSHYPHHPRFYELCDELGLYVIDEANIESHDMGWQVNPLAEDPLWLDAHLDRIRNMVERSKNHASVVMWSMGNESGDGENFRKGGEWIRERDSTRLVHYDRASRQPYTDLFSEMYTSVNDLERYAQEQEALPPHLQRPAVLCEYSHAMGNSSGNLREYWDLFRKHRNLQGGFIWDFVDQGLCDPAQDAATRDAKDFKYGGDFGDFPNDGSFCLNGLVMADRSLSPQAHEAAYLMQNLHVSLLSSQEGVHDIEIYNERFFADSSDLELEWVLTQDGVSIDSGRIEVLDIAPQQRKVMTLETAMPEHGELLLRVGFVQKTDCPWAKAGTEVAHDQLVLRSVTPSALHATPPVTAEGAEVVLSEEGETLILKAGKLEAVINSSRGWISALRRDGIDLLDQPLQLNFWRAPLNNERGWKIEERCAGWKEAGANAKVIDVRQVLEKSLARVEVDLEIPMGSSRATLTYAMHAAGALDIELLLHPDLGESPLIPRIGLRTQVSRDFAATSWYGNGPFETYVDRKAGAWKAAFHMPSDALFHRYTDPQESGNRTEVRWVNLSANDGRSFTVRALSGDGFEFSLTPWTQEQIEEATHAVQLPESHAYSLHLDLGQSGVGGTNSWGALPLEGYRLGRFKSYHYQFRIE, from the coding sequence ATGCATACCCTTTTCTCCCAGGACTGGCAAGACCCTCAGGTCTTTCGAATCAACAAAAACGAGCCGCACGTGACCAAGATGCCCTTTCCCGACGAGGAGATGGCGCGCGGATTGAGCCGCATGGAGTCGCCGTATTGCAAGCTGCTCAACGGCGACTGGAAGTTTCACTACGTGGGCCATCCCGATGCGCGACCAAAGGATTTTTATGAAACCGATTTTGATGACAGTACGTGGGACCGCATTCCGGTTCCGTCAAACTGGCAGATGCAGGGCTATGGCATTCCGCTCTACACAAACGTCGTCTATCCCTTCAAAAAGGATCCGCCATTGGTGATGGGCGAACCGGAAGAGCACTACACGCACTATCCGGAAGCGAACCGAAACCCGGTGGGTTCCTATCGCCACGAGTTTGAGGTGCCGGAGGCTTGGGACGGCAGACGGGTACAGCTCGTCTTTGAAGGAGTGGACAGCGCATTTTACCTCTGGGTAAATGGAAGCAAGGTTGGCTATTCCCAGGACAGTCGCACGGCGGCGGAGTTTGACATCACGGATTACCTGAAATCTGGACGCAACCAGCTCGCGGTGGAAGTATACCAATTTTGCGACGGCTCGTATCTGGAGGATCAGGATCTTTGGCGCCTCTCCGGTATTTTTCGCGATGTGTATCTCTGGTCGGCACCCCTGTTGGATCTGCGGGACTACACCATCGTGGCCGATTGGGATCCCGCAACCTCTCTGGCAAGCCTGCAGGTGGATTTTTCCTTTGCCAACCATGTGAAGGAATCACCCACCTACCAGCTCACCACAACGCTTTGGAATGGGGAGCAAATGCTCGCCGAGACGGAGCAGCAGGGCAATGCTTTGAACCGCAAACGCGTGATTGCGGTGATGCAGGATCTGAACGTGCAGCCATGGAGTGCGGAGACCCCGCAGTTGTATGATCTGGTGATCGAACTGAAGGGACCGGACGGGACGTCGACGTTTTATGCCTCGAAGGTTGGGTTTCGACGTGTCGAGGTGAGCGACGGACAGATACGGGTGAATGGGCAACCGGTGCTCTTCAAAGGGGTGAACCGTCACGAACATGACCCTGCGACCGGTCATACGGTTTCGGAAGCGCGCATGCGTGAGGACATCCTGGTGATGAAGCGCCTCAACCTCAATGCGGTGCGACTGTCCCACTACCCGCATCACCCCCGGTTTTATGAACTGTGCGATGAGCTGGGACTGTATGTGATCGACGAGGCCAATATCGAAAGCCACGACATGGGCTGGCAGGTCAATCCGCTTGCGGAAGACCCCCTGTGGCTTGACGCACACCTTGACCGGATTCGCAACATGGTGGAGCGCTCCAAAAACCACGCCAGTGTGGTGATGTGGTCGATGGGTAACGAATCCGGTGATGGGGAAAACTTTCGCAAGGGTGGGGAGTGGATCCGTGAACGCGACTCAACGCGACTGGTGCATTATGACCGTGCGAGCCGTCAGCCCTACACCGACCTGTTTTCCGAAATGTACACCTCGGTGAATGATCTCGAGCGCTACGCACAGGAACAGGAGGCTCTGCCACCGCACCTACAGCGCCCAGCGGTGCTCTGTGAATACAGTCATGCCATGGGTAACAGCAGTGGCAACCTGAGAGAATACTGGGATCTCTTTCGCAAGCACCGGAATTTGCAGGGTGGTTTCATCTGGGATTTTGTGGATCAGGGGTTGTGTGACCCGGCGCAGGATGCAGCGACACGGGATGCCAAAGACTTCAAATATGGCGGGGACTTTGGAGACTTTCCCAATGATGGAAGCTTCTGTTTGAATGGCCTGGTCATGGCGGATCGTTCGCTGAGTCCACAGGCTCATGAAGCGGCCTACCTGATGCAGAACCTGCACGTGAGTCTGCTTTCGAGTCAAGAGGGCGTGCATGACATCGAAATCTACAACGAACGGTTCTTCGCCGACAGTTCGGACCTCGAATTGGAGTGGGTGCTGACTCAGGATGGTGTCTCCATCGATTCGGGTCGCATTGAAGTGCTCGACATCGCACCGCAGCAACGAAAGGTGATGACCTTGGAGACGGCCATGCCCGAGCACGGAGAGTTGCTGCTGCGCGTCGGATTTGTGCAAAAAACGGATTGTCCCTGGGCGAAAGCTGGGACTGAGGTAGCACATGATCAGCTGGTGCTGCGATCCGTAACGCCATCAGCGCTTCATGCGACTCCTCCTGTGACTGCAGAAGGAGCAGAAGTGGTGCTCAGCGAAGAGGGAGAGACACTAATCCTGAAAGCGGGTAAGCTTGAGGCAGTGATCAACTCTTCGAGGGGTTGGATATCCGCGTTGCGGCGTGATGGCATCGATTTGCTGGATCAACCACTGCAACTCAATTTCTGGCGTGCACCGCTGAACAATGAGCGTGGCTGGAAGATCGAAGAGCGCTGCGCGGGATGGAAGGAAGCTGGAGCAAACGCCAAAGTGATCGATGTGCGTCAGGTGCTGGAAAAAAGCCTGGCACGGGTTGAGGTCGATCTGGAGATCCCAATGGGATCGTCACGGGCGACCCTCACTTATGCGATGCACGCAGCTGGGGCTTTGGATATTGAATTGCTGCTGCACCCGGATTTGGGTGAAAGTCCACTGATCCCCCGCATCGGGTTGCGAACGCAGGTCTCCCGAGATTTTGCGGCAACGTCCTGGTATGGTAACGGTCCCTTCGAAACCTATGTGGACCGTAAGGCTGGTGCGTGGAAGGCCGCATTCCATATGCCCAGCGATGCGCTATTTCATCGGTATACCGATCCGCAGGAGAGCGGCAATCGCACCGAAGTACGCTGGGTGAATCTGTCGGCGAATGATGGACGCAGCTTTACAGTGCGTGCGCTTTCGGGGGATGGGTTCGAATTTTCCCTGACCCCCTGGACTCAGGAACAAATTGAAGAAGCAACTCATGCCGTGCAGTTGCCCGAGAGTCACGCCTACAGCTTGCACCTGGATCTTGGGCAGAGTGGGGTCGGTGGTACGAATTCGTGGGGAGCACTCCCCTTGGAAGGCTACCGATTGGGACGCTTTAAGAGCTATCACTACCAGTTTCGAATCGAATAG
- a CDS encoding BNR repeat-containing protein, whose amino-acid sequence MKFPVLHPKSVTLLHIALVCVALSDFSLLHAASQTTVPGTVTPPPTVLDVGPGWARNSVNAPIFRRNSIISDAHWQFTAYYDAEGRVVLARRRLDSERWELHTTAFQGNVNDAHNSISLALDGDGYLHLSWDHHNTPLRYTRSLEPYGFDFPSQSLPMVARNEQVVSYPEFYRFSNGDLLFAYREGGSGNGNLVLNRYDVDTASWQRLQSLLIDGEGVRNAYWQLCLDAQDRIHLSWVWRETPNVASNHDLSYAVSPDGGLSWQRSNGSTYDLPIRLSNAEVIHPIPQGSNLINQTSMSTDSSGNPYIATYYREHPDAVTQFHLIYQHKGAWHHSTATQRTLDFELEGIGSRSIPISRPQLLLWQPHANTTRIALLYRDESFANAVCLTQADLPELQWTTQLLHDKNMGRWEPSFDPFRWQYHHELHLFLQAVGQGQAETLETLPPQMVRVLEWTP is encoded by the coding sequence ATGAAATTCCCCGTGCTCCACCCCAAATCAGTCACCTTGCTTCACATCGCACTCGTCTGCGTCGCATTGTCGGATTTCTCACTGCTGCACGCTGCCAGCCAAACCACAGTGCCCGGGACCGTTACACCGCCGCCAACTGTACTTGATGTCGGGCCGGGGTGGGCGCGCAACAGTGTCAACGCCCCCATCTTTCGCCGAAATTCCATCATCTCGGACGCCCACTGGCAGTTCACTGCCTACTACGATGCAGAGGGGCGTGTTGTGCTTGCGCGCCGCCGTCTCGACTCCGAACGCTGGGAGCTGCATACCACTGCATTTCAGGGAAATGTGAATGACGCGCACAACAGCATCAGTCTCGCGCTTGATGGTGACGGATACCTTCACCTGAGCTGGGATCACCACAACACACCGCTGCGCTACACGCGTTCGTTGGAACCCTACGGGTTTGACTTTCCATCACAATCGTTGCCCATGGTCGCACGCAACGAGCAGGTTGTCAGCTACCCCGAATTTTACCGTTTCTCGAACGGAGACCTGCTCTTCGCCTATCGCGAGGGCGGTTCGGGCAACGGTAACCTCGTGCTCAACCGCTACGATGTCGACACAGCCAGCTGGCAGCGCCTGCAGAGTCTGCTCATTGATGGAGAGGGCGTGCGCAACGCCTACTGGCAACTCTGCCTGGATGCACAGGATCGCATCCACCTGAGCTGGGTCTGGCGCGAAACCCCCAACGTCGCCTCCAACCACGATCTCTCCTACGCCGTTTCCCCGGACGGTGGCCTCAGCTGGCAGCGCAGCAATGGCAGTACCTATGATCTGCCGATCCGACTCTCCAACGCCGAGGTCATCCATCCCATCCCGCAAGGCAGCAACTTGATCAATCAGACCAGCATGAGCACCGACTCCTCGGGTAACCCCTACATTGCCACTTATTACCGCGAACACCCCGATGCAGTGACGCAGTTCCATTTGATCTATCAGCACAAGGGTGCCTGGCATCACAGCACCGCCACACAGCGAACGCTCGACTTTGAACTCGAGGGCATCGGCTCGCGCAGCATCCCAATCAGCCGCCCACAGTTATTGCTCTGGCAACCCCACGCGAACACGACGCGCATCGCCCTGCTCTATCGCGACGAGTCCTTCGCCAATGCCGTCTGCCTCACCCAGGCCGACTTGCCTGAGCTGCAATGGACAACCCAACTGCTGCACGACAAAAACATGGGACGGTGGGAACCCAGTTTCGATCCCTTCCGATGGCAATACCATCACGAATTGCATCTCTTTCTGCAAGCAGTCGGACAGGGTCAGGCGGAAACCCTCGAGACCCTGCCTCCCCAGATGGTGCGCGTGCTTGAGTGGACGCCGTAG
- a CDS encoding DUF3516 domain-containing protein, which produces MTAALQPRPDVTDPDALLECFLAYVEAQSLELYPAQEEAILELFAGNNVILNTPTGSGKSLVAAAMHFYSASRGRRSVYTCPIKALVNEKFLALCRAFGPEHVGMMTGDASVNRDAPILCCTAEILANIAARDGEAAEVHDVIMDEFHYYADPERGVAWQIPLLTLPQARFLLMSATLGETHFFARELERLTGQDCSIVSHQDRPVPLEFSYWEDLLTEAIDKLKSKGQLPVYIVHFTQRSASETAQNLLSVNVSSKEEKAQIQQELEGVQFSSPFGKEIHKLLRSGIGLHHAGLLPKYRVLVEKLAQKGLLKLICGTDTLGVGVNVPIRTVLFTQLCKFSGRKTATLTARDFHQIAGRAGRKGFDDVGYVVCLAPEHVVLNKRMETRAANDPKKKKKFVRKKPPERGFVNWNADTFQHLQQARPEPLVSRFQVNHGLLLNVLSRKGDGCRAMRQLIRDCHEPEGNRRALRRTAFQLFRSLLERNIVEILPTGEQAQGAPAQKLRVNVELQDDFSLNQTLALYCIDTLALLDMEAPDYAQKVVSLVESILEDPDLILRRQLDKLKTDAMAEMRAQGVEYEERMERLERMEYAKPERDFIYDTFNAFAREHPWVGQENIRPKSIAREMFETYSSFADYVKTYGLMRSEGLLLRHLTSVYRVLENTLPPLYRTEPVEDVIQYLDLLIRNTDSSLLDEWEQLRDPDYVPAERDVIPHAEPRPVDLTRDRRAFQKLVRQRIYAVVRLLANRDYIELHESCGAEALVDVDDVNRTPIPTALEAKMQPFFEERGWIRLDPEARSAENTRFDTEDEPGVWRVEQILVDGADMNDWVLTVKVDLEASRQANEVRLELVSLGCGDSGIS; this is translated from the coding sequence ATGACTGCTGCGCTTCAGCCCCGCCCCGATGTGACCGATCCGGATGCCCTGCTCGAATGCTTCCTCGCGTATGTGGAGGCGCAGAGTCTGGAGCTGTATCCTGCGCAGGAGGAGGCCATCCTCGAACTCTTCGCCGGGAACAACGTGATCCTGAACACACCGACCGGTTCCGGCAAATCCCTGGTTGCGGCGGCGATGCATTTTTATTCGGCCTCCCGTGGTCGACGTTCGGTTTACACCTGTCCGATCAAGGCGTTGGTGAACGAAAAATTTCTCGCCCTCTGCCGTGCGTTTGGACCCGAACATGTCGGAATGATGACCGGGGATGCGAGTGTCAACCGGGATGCTCCCATCCTGTGCTGCACGGCGGAGATCCTCGCGAATATTGCCGCGCGCGATGGGGAAGCAGCCGAAGTGCATGACGTGATCATGGACGAGTTTCACTACTACGCGGATCCGGAGCGCGGGGTTGCCTGGCAGATCCCTCTGCTGACGCTGCCACAGGCCCGCTTCCTGCTGATGTCGGCAACACTGGGTGAGACCCATTTTTTTGCACGTGAGTTGGAGCGTCTGACGGGGCAGGACTGTTCCATTGTCAGCCACCAGGACCGGCCTGTGCCGCTGGAGTTCAGCTACTGGGAGGATCTGCTGACCGAGGCTATTGACAAGCTCAAGTCCAAAGGTCAATTGCCTGTGTACATCGTGCATTTCACACAGCGTTCTGCATCGGAGACCGCGCAGAATCTGCTCAGTGTGAATGTGAGCAGCAAGGAGGAAAAGGCACAAATCCAGCAGGAACTTGAGGGCGTGCAATTCAGCTCCCCCTTTGGCAAGGAGATTCATAAACTCCTGCGCAGCGGTATCGGGCTACACCATGCGGGGCTGCTGCCCAAATACCGCGTCCTGGTGGAAAAGTTGGCGCAGAAGGGGCTGCTCAAACTGATTTGTGGGACGGACACACTTGGAGTGGGGGTGAATGTGCCGATTCGCACGGTCCTGTTCACGCAGCTCTGCAAGTTCAGTGGCCGCAAGACCGCTACCCTGACCGCGAGGGATTTTCATCAGATTGCAGGTCGAGCGGGGCGCAAGGGATTTGATGATGTCGGTTATGTAGTCTGCCTCGCGCCGGAGCATGTGGTGCTCAACAAACGCATGGAAACCCGTGCGGCGAACGATCCGAAAAAGAAGAAGAAATTCGTGCGGAAAAAACCGCCGGAGCGCGGATTTGTGAATTGGAATGCGGACACCTTTCAGCACCTGCAGCAGGCGCGACCGGAGCCGCTGGTTTCCCGTTTTCAGGTAAATCATGGACTGCTGCTCAACGTGCTCAGCCGCAAAGGCGACGGCTGCCGCGCGATGCGTCAGCTCATTCGCGACTGTCACGAACCCGAAGGCAACCGGCGCGCACTGAGGCGCACCGCATTTCAGCTCTTTCGCTCCCTCTTGGAGCGCAACATTGTGGAAATCCTGCCAACGGGTGAACAAGCACAAGGTGCGCCTGCCCAGAAGCTGCGTGTCAACGTGGAGTTGCAGGACGATTTTTCCCTCAACCAGACCCTGGCACTCTATTGCATCGATACCCTGGCCCTGCTCGACATGGAAGCGCCGGACTATGCGCAGAAAGTGGTGAGCCTGGTGGAGTCAATTCTGGAAGATCCGGACCTTATCCTGCGCCGCCAGCTCGATAAGTTGAAAACCGATGCCATGGCGGAGATGCGGGCGCAGGGTGTTGAGTATGAGGAACGCATGGAGCGGTTGGAACGCATGGAGTATGCCAAGCCGGAGCGCGATTTCATCTACGATACCTTCAATGCATTTGCACGCGAACACCCGTGGGTGGGGCAGGAGAACATCCGCCCGAAGTCTATCGCACGAGAGATGTTTGAGACCTACAGCTCCTTTGCGGACTACGTGAAAACCTATGGACTGATGCGCTCGGAGGGGTTACTCCTGCGACACCTGACCAGTGTGTATCGCGTGCTGGAGAATACACTCCCCCCTCTTTACCGGACAGAACCTGTGGAGGACGTGATCCAGTATCTGGATCTCCTGATCCGCAACACCGATTCAAGCTTACTGGATGAGTGGGAGCAGTTGCGGGATCCGGACTATGTTCCGGCAGAACGCGACGTGATTCCTCACGCGGAGCCGCGTCCGGTGGATCTGACCCGGGATCGGCGCGCCTTTCAGAAACTCGTTCGACAGCGCATTTATGCGGTTGTGCGACTGTTGGCGAACCGGGACTACATCGAGCTGCATGAGAGCTGCGGAGCAGAGGCGCTCGTGGATGTGGACGATGTGAATCGCACACCCATCCCCACTGCACTCGAGGCGAAAATGCAGCCCTTTTTTGAGGAGCGCGGATGGATTCGACTCGACCCCGAAGCACGCTCGGCGGAGAACACGCGCTTTGATACCGAGGATGAACCGGGAGTATGGCGCGTGGAACAGATTTTGGTCGATGGCGCCGATATGAACGACTGGGTGCTCACGGTGAAGGTGGATCTGGAAGCCAGTCGCCAGGCTAATGAGGTGCGACTTGAGCTGGTGTCGCTGGGTTGCGGGGATTCTGGGATTTCCTGA
- a CDS encoding 3'(2'),5'-bisphosphate nucleotidase: MNLSHELEVALRAVHKAASVCVSIRSSSACEAAISKQDRSPVTIADFGSQAVIIRELLQAFPEAAIVAEEDSGEMEPLRGTELGQQMVQAVQAVAPDASWERITTWVDRGNATGGAQGRFWTIDPIDGTKGFLRNEQYAVALALIDNGMPVLGVLACPNYPFGGFGVEDAQSCGVVFAAVQGMGARELPLGQLDWEQAVPIGVSKLTSAGQARLCESVESGHSAHGAAAAIAQHLGISEPSLRMDSQCKYGAVARGDASIYLRLPTSESYREKIWDHAAGWRVTREAGAEVTDVQGKSLDFSLGHTLAQNRGIVAAPASIHAAVIAAVQQELEG; the protein is encoded by the coding sequence ATGAATCTCTCTCACGAACTTGAAGTGGCCCTGCGGGCCGTGCACAAGGCCGCATCGGTCTGTGTTTCCATTCGTAGCTCCAGTGCTTGTGAAGCGGCCATTTCGAAGCAGGATCGCTCTCCGGTCACGATCGCGGATTTTGGGTCACAGGCTGTCATCATTCGCGAACTGTTGCAGGCTTTTCCCGAGGCTGCCATTGTGGCTGAGGAGGATTCCGGAGAAATGGAGCCGCTGCGCGGAACTGAGCTGGGGCAGCAGATGGTGCAGGCTGTGCAGGCGGTCGCGCCGGATGCAAGCTGGGAACGGATCACGACCTGGGTGGATCGCGGCAATGCAACGGGGGGTGCGCAGGGGCGATTCTGGACGATTGACCCGATCGATGGCACCAAGGGATTTTTGCGCAACGAGCAGTATGCCGTGGCGCTTGCACTGATCGACAACGGCATGCCCGTGCTGGGTGTGCTCGCCTGTCCGAACTATCCCTTCGGTGGGTTCGGAGTTGAGGACGCGCAGAGCTGCGGCGTCGTGTTTGCTGCGGTGCAGGGAATGGGTGCCCGGGAGCTGCCACTGGGCCAGCTGGATTGGGAGCAGGCCGTGCCCATTGGCGTGAGCAAACTCACATCGGCGGGGCAGGCACGGTTGTGCGAGTCCGTTGAGAGCGGACACTCCGCGCATGGTGCTGCAGCAGCGATTGCGCAGCACCTGGGAATCAGCGAACCCTCCCTGCGCATGGACAGTCAGTGCAAGTATGGTGCGGTGGCGCGCGGCGATGCATCGATCTACCTGCGCCTGCCCACGTCTGAGAGTTACCGTGAGAAAATTTGGGATCATGCAGCCGGTTGGAGGGTCACCCGCGAGGCCGGGGCTGAAGTCACCGATGTTCAAGGGAAATCACTCGATTTTTCCCTGGGCCATACGCTGGCTCAGAATCGGGGAATTGTGGCTGCCCCTGCATCCATTCACGCAGCCGTCATTGCTGCCGTGCAGCAGGAACTCGAGGGTTGA
- a CDS encoding iron-sulfur cluster assembly protein, with translation MADSLISLPIDCEATVIPAGDACTLPAGTDIELVQNLGGSLTVKSRGILYRIDGSQLQQLEPVLKEAWGVDIATASTPAVSEGEFSEQQLWDALSTCYDPEIPINIVDLGLVYDLSFQPASENTYSVAVKMTLTAQGCGMGPVIADDARRKIEALASVESATVEIVWDPPWTPHMISQEGRQRLGIA, from the coding sequence ATGGCTGATTCCCTGATTTCTCTTCCCATCGACTGCGAAGCAACCGTGATCCCTGCCGGTGATGCCTGTACGCTGCCCGCAGGCACCGACATTGAGCTGGTTCAGAACCTCGGAGGTTCCCTAACGGTCAAATCCAGGGGCATCCTCTACCGGATTGATGGCTCGCAGTTGCAGCAACTCGAACCCGTGCTCAAGGAAGCCTGGGGAGTTGATATCGCCACAGCATCTACACCTGCCGTTAGCGAGGGTGAATTTTCGGAGCAGCAACTCTGGGATGCCCTGAGCACCTGCTACGATCCGGAAATCCCGATCAACATTGTGGATCTTGGGCTTGTCTATGATTTGAGTTTTCAGCCCGCTTCTGAGAACACCTACAGCGTGGCGGTCAAGATGACGCTCACCGCCCAGGGTTGCGGCATGGGTCCGGTGATCGCCGATGATGCCCGGCGCAAGATCGAAGCCCTGGCAAGCGTCGAGTCTGCCACCGTCGAAATCGTCTGGGATCCACCCTGGACTCCGCACATGATTTCCCAGGAAGGCCGACAGCGTCTGGGCATCGCCTGA
- a CDS encoding tetratricopeptide repeat protein: MESHLKKAIALQRKGDLKGAIAEMHQALRGSVCHAPSYQFLAALEAAGGQLDAARESLQRALELEPERADFWFSLGNLENRRGCLPEAVEAYQRCLHHRSDHLQAKVNLALLLQRMERWDEALELAKQAVGMAPKEVKAWLALMGTLGFLRRFEEGLMHCDYALKHLGEQAELLHMRGNLQAAVGDAEQAERCYRRALELTPDAPAIRVSLGDLLAQSGRARDAIALLQQALEKQPGLPDATHRLGTAYLSAGFPADAVQTLLPVVQQHPERMDAFDGLILAAHYLEDTDELELFDLHRQWAAVHAQPVASPRTVARNTASKHLRIGMVSPDFRNHSVSRFMTPLLRHLPGAGAEVICYSDVKRTDSFTERLQAIGGEWVYCNGLTDEALAQRIRDDAIDVLVDLAGHTGNHRLRVFARQPAPLQVSWLGYPNTTGLTTIDYRLTDEIADPPGRSDALSTEKLVRLSDGFHCFEPPLDLPKPVSTPALQNGVLTFGSFNNQAKINALTLRRWKRVLDAVPGSRLLLKNQQLSDERNREHWNRVLQQLGLEQERVEMMGFQSDLESHYRSYERVDIALDTFPYNGTTTTCEALWMAVPVLTIAGDTQRSRTGASLLTHAGLADWVASDEAEFVAIAQRWARDVQALNALRLCLREKVQASAIGDGPAFAEKFLKTLQQLWQGGVEH, translated from the coding sequence ATGGAATCGCATCTCAAGAAAGCCATCGCATTGCAGCGCAAGGGAGACTTGAAAGGTGCCATAGCGGAGATGCATCAGGCCCTTCGCGGCTCGGTGTGTCATGCACCCAGCTATCAATTCCTCGCAGCACTCGAAGCGGCAGGTGGACAGCTCGACGCTGCGCGGGAGTCACTGCAGCGAGCGCTGGAGTTGGAACCGGAACGTGCGGACTTTTGGTTCAGTCTGGGCAATTTGGAGAACCGTCGCGGCTGCCTGCCCGAAGCGGTTGAGGCCTATCAGCGCTGCCTGCATCACCGCTCTGATCACCTGCAGGCGAAGGTGAATCTTGCCTTGCTGTTGCAGCGCATGGAGCGCTGGGACGAAGCACTCGAACTGGCGAAACAAGCCGTTGGCATGGCACCCAAGGAGGTCAAGGCATGGTTGGCGCTCATGGGAACTCTGGGGTTCCTTCGACGATTTGAGGAAGGACTGATGCATTGTGACTACGCACTGAAGCATTTGGGTGAACAGGCGGAGCTGTTGCACATGCGTGGAAATTTGCAAGCGGCTGTCGGGGATGCAGAGCAGGCGGAACGATGCTACCGCCGTGCACTCGAGCTGACACCCGATGCCCCTGCGATTCGGGTATCACTTGGAGATTTGCTCGCGCAGAGCGGGCGCGCAAGGGATGCGATTGCGTTGCTGCAGCAAGCACTTGAAAAGCAGCCAGGTTTGCCCGATGCCACACATCGTCTGGGCACAGCTTACCTGTCGGCGGGTTTTCCGGCGGACGCCGTGCAGACTTTGCTTCCAGTTGTGCAGCAGCACCCCGAGCGCATGGACGCATTTGATGGCTTGATCCTTGCGGCACACTACCTCGAAGATACGGACGAGTTGGAACTCTTTGACCTGCATCGCCAGTGGGCTGCTGTTCATGCACAACCCGTTGCATCCCCAAGAACGGTTGCGAGGAATACAGCCTCCAAACACTTGCGCATCGGGATGGTATCGCCGGATTTTCGAAATCATTCTGTCAGCCGCTTCATGACGCCGCTGTTGCGCCACTTGCCTGGTGCAGGTGCTGAGGTCATCTGTTACAGCGATGTGAAGCGGACCGATTCCTTTACAGAGCGGTTGCAGGCCATTGGTGGGGAGTGGGTGTACTGTAATGGCCTGACCGATGAAGCCTTGGCACAGCGCATTCGCGACGATGCGATTGATGTGTTGGTGGATCTTGCCGGGCACACGGGGAACCATCGCCTGCGCGTCTTCGCGCGCCAACCAGCTCCGCTTCAGGTGAGCTGGTTGGGTTACCCCAATACGACGGGATTGACAACGATCGATTACCGATTGACCGACGAAATTGCGGATCCACCGGGGCGAAGCGATGCGCTTTCCACGGAAAAACTGGTGCGCCTGTCCGATGGGTTTCATTGCTTTGAGCCACCTCTCGATCTGCCAAAACCCGTGTCGACTCCTGCTCTGCAGAACGGCGTTCTCACATTTGGCAGTTTCAACAATCAGGCCAAAATCAATGCCCTGACTCTGCGGCGTTGGAAGCGGGTGCTCGACGCGGTTCCGGGTTCGCGCCTGCTGCTCAAGAACCAACAGCTGAGCGATGAACGCAACCGTGAGCACTGGAATCGCGTATTGCAACAGCTGGGACTGGAGCAGGAGCGTGTCGAGATGATGGGGTTTCAAAGCGATCTCGAATCCCATTACCGAAGCTACGAACGGGTAGACATCGCGCTGGATACCTTCCCCTACAACGGAACCACTACGACATGCGAAGCCCTCTGGATGGCAGTGCCCGTGCTCACGATAGCGGGTGATACGCAGCGCTCACGCACGGGCGCGAGCCTGCTGACCCATGCGGGGCTTGCGGACTGGGTGGCGAGCGATGAAGCGGAGTTTGTAGCCATTGCGCAGCGATGGGCGAGAGATGTGCAGGCGTTGAATGCCCTGCGACTGTGCCTTCGGGAGAAGGTTCAGGCATCTGCGATTGGGGATGGACCCGCTTTTGCGGAAAAATTCCTGAAAACCCTGCAGCAATTGTGGCAGGGTGGGGTGGAGCATTGA